Proteins from a single region of Thermotoga maritima MSB8:
- a CDS encoding MazG nucleotide pyrophosphohydrolase domain-containing protein translates to MVERLLEIIERSLRKCPWLEKQSIETLLEALASEIEEVAEAVKKNDLANLEEEIGDLIYDALLVAAVAQRDYGIDLESAIQKVVEKISHRKPWLFWEEKISLEEAEKIWKERKKKI, encoded by the coding sequence ATGGTAGAAAGACTTCTTGAAATCATCGAAAGAAGTTTGAGGAAGTGCCCCTGGTTAGAGAAACAGAGCATTGAAACTCTGCTTGAAGCACTCGCTTCTGAAATAGAAGAAGTCGCTGAAGCTGTGAAGAAAAACGACCTCGCAAATCTCGAGGAAGAGATAGGAGATCTCATCTACGACGCTCTTCTCGTGGCAGCAGTGGCACAGAGAGATTACGGAATAGACCTTGAAAGTGCTATTCAGAAGGTGGTGGAAAAGATCTCACACAGGAAACCCTGGCTGTTCTGGGAAGAAAAGATCTCCTTAGAAGAAGCGGAAAAAATATGGAAAGAGCGCAAAAAGAAAATTTAA